The DNA window GAATTCATAGATCAAATAATCAAAGAGGTCAAAACTCTTAATGATAATTTCACAGATATCAATGCTACTACAAATCTAAATTCAAGATTCATAGCATTCTGGTT is part of the Borrelia hispanica CRI genome and encodes:
- a CDS encoding DUF735 family protein; this translates as MTSIPTIPTVFHDTEVEKIIHAELEFIDQIIKEVKTLNDNFTDINATTNLNSRFIAFW